The following proteins are encoded in a genomic region of Sphingopyxis sp. YF1:
- a CDS encoding phage tail tube protein, translating into MTNPNQIVGQVKIKIDGDPQESKPGAVLEIGGATRTAQRGDYQAGAFSEETAESKVTFTLLTKRGVSLSAIRAIDNATITFETDTGKVWIIRNAYSAEPPVLTAGGEGAACVFQGPPAEELN; encoded by the coding sequence ATGACCAATCCCAATCAGATCGTCGGTCAGGTCAAGATCAAGATCGACGGCGACCCGCAGGAATCGAAGCCCGGCGCCGTGCTGGAAATCGGCGGCGCCACCCGCACCGCGCAGCGCGGCGATTATCAGGCGGGCGCCTTCAGCGAAGAGACCGCCGAATCGAAGGTGACGTTCACACTGCTGACGAAACGCGGGGTCAGCCTGTCCGCGATCCGCGCGATCGACAATGCGACGATCACCTTTGAAACCGACACCGGCAAGGTGTGGATCATCCGCAACGCCTATTCGGCCGAACCGCCCGTGCTGACCGCCGGCGGCGAAGGCGCGGCCTGCGTCTTCCAGGGACCGCCCGCCGAGGAGCTGAACTGA
- a CDS encoding phage tail assembly protein, which produces MSRKVHKSYRLATPITPKQGTPITEVLIVRPRGRDLKVLDQIDGHVEIMATMIDRLCRMPDETDVFVGFSDELDVEDFAALGESVMSLITDALPTGGKS; this is translated from the coding sequence ATGTCGCGCAAGGTCCACAAGAGCTATCGGCTCGCGACGCCAATCACGCCGAAACAGGGCACCCCGATTACCGAGGTTCTGATCGTTCGTCCTCGCGGCCGCGATCTCAAGGTCCTCGACCAGATCGACGGGCACGTCGAAATCATGGCGACGATGATCGACCGCCTGTGCCGGATGCCCGACGAGACGGATGTCTTCGTGGGCTTTTCCGACGAGTTGGACGTGGAGGATTTCGCCGCGCTGGGGGAGTCTGTGATGTCGCTTATCACCGATGCCCTCCCAACTGGCGGCAAGTCCTAG